The nucleotide window GTCCCAGACGGCGAGGAGCTTGTGACGGGCCATGAAGCCCTGGCGCACGCGGCCGTCCTCCGGCCGGTCTCCAGCCGGGCAGCGCTCCAGGGCATAGGGGAACAGCTGGGGCCGCCGGCAGACCTGGGGCCGCTGGACGTAGATCCGGCAGCGGCTGACGTCAGGGGCCAGATGGGGACAGTCGGCCTGTCTGGGCAGGATGAGGCTCCAGCCGTTCTGCCAGCGGTAGACAGCGGTGGGGGTCTCGTAGAAGGGCTTCCCCTCCCGGAGCAAGGGCGGCTCGCCACTGCTGGTGCAGGAGCGGCTGGCAGGGCTGTCCACGACCGGCACCGGGAAGAGCTGCGGCTCGGCGGCCTCCAGGGGGATCTCGAAAAAGAGCTGATGCATCTCCCCCCGGGGGCCGGTGCAACAGACGCTGCACCCGCAGGGGTCGCAGAGCAGGCTGTTGATGGTCTCCAGCTCCCGGCTGCAGATGCCCTGGGTGAGGCCGGCCATGAAAGCGATCAACGGCTTGACCGGTGTCAGGTCCTCGCTCACCACCAGCCGGTCGTCCGGCTCGCCCCGTCGCATCGCCTCGGCGGCGGCCAGCAGGTCCAGGTGGGGCGCCAACAGGGCAGCAGGCGCCCGGTAGACCCGGCCTCCAACCACCATTTCCTGGGGCAGCTGCTCCAGGAGCTCGGCCACGCTGGGGTGCCGGCTGACGAGAAAGGTCAGGACCACCAGGCGGGCCAGCGGCATCAGGGGCTGCCGCAGGCGCAGCCGGCCGGCAGCAAAGGGATCAGGTCCGGCCTTGGGTGGCCGGTCATCCGTCCGGTCTGGCAGTGCCCGCAGATCCCTGTCCATAGAGCTGGCCTGGCGCATGATCGGTCGAAGGCCAAACCGGGATGCCGGGGCGTGGTCGATCGCCCGCAACGGCCCGGAGACGATGGCCGCACGTTAGCGAGTCGGCCGGTCCGTGTCAATGGAGAAAAGCGCGATCAGCCGGGGGAAAAGCGGCCCAGGAACGGGCGGGGCCGGCAAGCCGCCCGTGTCTGGACCAGCGCCGGGCACGGGCGACTCGACAAGAGACCGGCAATCAGTCCTTGGGCTTCTTGAAGACCAGGAAGGGGCACAGCTTGCACATGTTGAAGCCGGGGTACGACTCGCCGGTGCGGGGGTAGGAGGCGCCACCATCCCGGACGGTGCGCTCCAGCATCCAGCGCACGGTGGGCATCAGCTGCTCGCCGGGCCAGATCCAGTTGATCTCCCCCTGCTCGGTCTTGCCGGCGGTGTACGAGCCGCTGCACATCTGGGTGATGTTGGGCTTCCTGCTCACGTAGACGCCGGTCACCCCCTGGCAGGCGGAGCTGTTCATGGTCATCACCATCTCGAAGGGCTGGATGTCCATGGCGGCGCACCAGTCGTTGGCCAGGTGGTAGGACTGCAGAACATCGCAGATGCCGTGGATGATGTCCGGGGCAAAGGAAGCCCGGTGCAGGGGGGCGGTGGCAAAGGCCAGAAGGCCGTGGGGCAGCCGCTTCTTGGTCCTGACGAACCGCTCCGCCTGGGCCAGGTCCTTGACATACTTGAGATGGCTCTTGGCCTCGCCTTCGTCGAATTCCTTCCAGCCCCAGCAGTACTTGGCGTTGGAGCAGCCCAGCTCCTTGCCAGTGCCCAGGAGGATCTCCCCCTTCTGGCGCGAGGCAGCGAGATAATGACAAAAGGTGAAGGGGTAGGCGGGCACCCGGTAGTCGCTGCTCGTCTTGAAGGCGTCCAGCTGCTCCCGGTCAAAGAAGAATTTCACCGCCACCGGGAAGTACTTCATGCGGTAGAGGTTGCGCAAGGCAAGCACCTGGTCGGCGGGGGACAGCTCGTCCTTTTCGAGCATGGCCCGGGCAAAAGCGACGTCATCCAGCATCAGGGCGGAATCGATCATAAAGGCTCCTCTGGCTTGGCGGGTGGGCAGACGAAGAGGGCGCCTAGAAGACACCCAGGAGGCTTAAGGCCAGGATCAGAAGACCAGCTACCGCCACCCGCTTCACGGCGATGGGGCTGACCCGTTTCGCGATCTGCGGGGCGATGAAGCCGCCCAGAATGGCCGCCGGGAACATGATCAGAAAGAAGGTGAGATCGAAGTTGCCGAACATGTAGTGGCGGGTGGTGCCCATGACGGTATTGAAGAAGATGGCCAACAGCGAGCTGCCCACCACCACGTACATGGGTAGGCCGAGGCCGACGGTCATGAGGGGTACCATGAAAGGGCCGCCGCCGAAGCCGAACATGGAAGAGATGACGGCGATGGCAAAACCGCCGATGCAGCCAAGAATGATGTTGACCTTGAACTCCTGTCCCCAGAACGTGACGATCATGGTGGCGCCTCCTCGCAAGCCTACTTTCTGGCGGCGGCTTCTTCCGCCCGCTTCTTGAACTCCTTCAGGATCGCCTGTTCCTTTTTGTTCTTTTCGAGATGGCCAGGCAGGGTCTGCCAGAACATGAGGCCGGCCAGCACCACCAGAATCCAGCCGAAAACGAATTTGAACTGGTCCAGGGTGATGAGCTCGGTGAGCTTGGGACCAATGAAGCCGCCGGCCACCATGGCCAGGCCGATGGCCACCCCCAGCTTCCAGCTGATGAACCTGATCTTCGAGTAGTTGTAGATGCCGCTGCCCTGGGAGAACAGCACCGTGGGCATGACGGTGCCGGCCACCACCGTGTGGGGCAGGGGCCAGAGGGAGACGAAGAGGGGGTTCATGATGAAGCCGCCGCCGGCGCCCATGAGCACGCCGAAGATGGCGATGGCCAGGGTGAGGAGGAAGGGGAGAAAGAGATTGAGGCTGGCGCCGGCGTTGGCCAGGTAGATGACCGGAAAGCTGATCCGGTTCTCGAAGGCCAAGGGAGCGCTCCGGGTGCTCTTGTCCACGGCGGCAACGACCGAGTACCTGCCCGGCGCCAGGCCGGAGCGGATCCTGATCTCGGCATTGAAGCTGCCGTCCGGACTCACCTCCAGGTCGGCCGCCATGACCTTGTCCAGGTCCCGGAAGCGAGCCTTGACGAGCTGCATGCTGCGCTTCCTGTTCTCCTTGTCGTCCATGGCCGGCAGGAGATCCCCCCGGGAGCCGATGATGCTGCCCATGAGGGTGGCCTGGTAGCGGTCGATGCCGATCTTGGCCGGTGCGGCATAGATGGCATCCGCGCCGGTGTCTTTGAGCACCTGGGAGAAGCTCCATTTCTTGCCTTCCTTCTTGGCCTTGTCCAGGGCCTCCTGCTGATTCTTGGGCACGACCACCTTGTAGAAGGCCGGCATCTGGCTGGTCATGTACAGCAGGTACGGCCTCTTGCCGGTCTCCTTGTCCGGGTCGGCATCGAAGCGGGAGGCCCGGACTTGTTCCTCTGCCCACAGCTCCAGAAAGACCGGCTTGCCGGCCGGAGCGGTGCCGGTAACCGTGATGCGGCCGCCATTTTCGAGGACCTGTTTGTCCAGATGGATCGTTACCGGGGCCGAACTGGCGGGGGTCTCGGCCTGGGCGCCAGCGACGCCAGTCAATAGGCCGAGGATGAGGACCACTCCGACGAGGGCTTGCCGCGAGCGCATGTTGAGCTCCTTCTCTGTGGGGGTTGGTGGAAGACGGCGCAGGAATCGCCCTGCCGGCTTGAGCCGGCAGGGCGGCACGGGACGGGTTACTGCTGGAAGTCCCGCCGGTACATGAGCTTGGGGTTCATGTCGTAGGTCCAGGGCAGGCCCTCCAGGCGCCAGCCTCCCAGGGTGCGCTTGCCCAGGTCCGGGCTCTTGGGGTTCTTCTCCTTGTCGCCCTCGAAGCCGCCCAGGACGTTGAAGACGCGCTCGGCGGGAAACCCGGCGTCGACCGCGGCGGTGGTGGCGGCGATGGTGCGCTCGGCACTGCGGCAGAGGAGGAGCAGGGTGTCGGTCTTGGGATTGAAGCGGGCCAGGAGATCCTGGGCGAAGTTGGGATTGAGGACCTTGTCGTAGCCATCCTTGCCGGGCCGGAAGGTGGCGAACAGCCAGGGGATGTTGATGGCGCCCGCCGGATGGCCGATGTCCTGGTACTCGGAGCGGGTGCGCACATCGACGATGAAGGTGTGCTCCGGATCCTTCTGAACCATCTCCCACGCCTGGGTGGGGGTGACGTCGCCCCCTTTGTGCTCGCCCTTCACCTTGTACGGGAACCTGTCGCCGGCATGGGCCGGGCCTGCCAGCCCGCAGGCGATGCACAGCACGAACAGCAGCATCTTTTTCATGATCGTTCCTCCTTGTGGCTCGTCTTGGGTTCTGTCCGGGCCGTTGTGCCCGGACGGTGGTCTGCGGTCCGTCGAGGACCGACTGCTGCGCGCGTCAGAGGATGCTGGCCGCCTCCCTGTATGCCAAGCATGTTGCAAGGGTCTTGCCAAAACCGTTGCGCGGCGGTATTGGCTGTGCCAGCATGAAGACCGGTCTGGCGGCAAGCCCGCTGCTGTGCCGGATGGGCCAAAGGTCGGTGTCCCCTGTCCCGTTTGGGACAGGTGGCGTGCGGTAGGGCGCGAGCCTCTTCCTGGACGTGCGCGTGGACGAGCCTGTTTCGGAACTGGATGCCCGCCTGCTTGTGGGCTACCACATCGGCGAGGATCTCCTGATCGGCCTCCTGTGTCTGGCCATGGTCTGGCGAGCCTACCGGCTGCTCCGCCGGCCGGAGGCGCCGCTCACTGCGGAGACCGGAGCCCGGGTCTGGCTGCTGGCCGCTGGCTTCGCCATCCACGGCGCCAGCAGTCTCCTCCACGGCGCGGTCCATACCGCCGCCTGGGCTTCGAACCTCCTCTACCAGACCCTGCTTGGCTACTGTCTTGGCCTGCTGCTCATCGTCAGCGCCGTCTCCCTGGAGCGGCCGGCGGGCAAGAAGGCCCTGGCCCTGGGCTACCTGCCCCTCCTGTTCCTCCTGCTGCCGTCTGTCCACAGCCGCCTGCCCCTTTTTGGCGAGCTGCGGCCCCTGGTCTGGATCAGCGTTGCCTACCTGGCGGGTCTCATCTCCATGCTCTATCTGGCAGCGGCCTACCGGACGCAGGACCATCGCTTTTTGGGCTTGGCCGGTGGCTTCGCCCTCCTGTGCATCGCCGCCTCCTTTCTCTTCTTTCCCGCGCCCATCGGCTCTCAGGCCTGGCTCCACGGCCATCTCCTGCGGCCGGTGGGGTTCGTCGTCATTGTCGCCAGCCTGGGGCAGCGGGAGATGGCGCTGCACCAGGGCAGCATCCTCTACCGGGCGCTCACCGCCTTCGGCCTGCTTGCCGCCGTGCCCCTGGTCTCCTTCGGGACGGCGGTCTTCTACGAGAGCATCCGGCCGGTCAATATCCTCGGCCAGCGGTTGCTGCTCTTCCTGCTCTTTCTGGTCACCGTCACCGCGACCCTGGTCTTCGGCCTCGGGCTCATCATCCGCCTGGTGCGGCCGATCCTGCTCCTCAAACGGTCGGTGGCGGGACTGGCGGCCAGCGATTTGCGGGCCCGGATTCCGGCGGCAGGCAATGACGAGATCGGCGAGCTGGGGAGCGCCTTCAACGACATGCTGACCCGGCTGCGGCTGGCCATGGACGAGCAGCAGCGGCTGTGCCAGCTGGCCGCCACCGGCGAGCTGGCTGCTACCCTGGCCCATGAGATCAGAAACCCGCTTCTGGCCATCGACGGCGCTGCCGAGTATATCGGCAAGAACTTCTCCGGGGAGCTGGTCCGGGAGTTCGTGGGCATCATCCGTTCCGAGGCGACCCGGATCCAGCGCCTCACCAGCGCCCTCATGACCTTTGCCCAGCCCCAGGAACTGAGGCTTCGCGCCGTGGATCTGGGGGAAGTCGTCCGGGGGACCGCGACCCTCATGGGCACCGAGGCCAGGGAGCAGCGGGTGACCCTGGAGACCAGCCTGGCGGCGGATCTGCCGCCGGCCCTCGGGGATGGGGATCAGATCAAGCAGGTCCTCATCAACCTGGTGCTGAACGCCTTGCAGGCGGTGGCCAAGGGCGGTCAGGTGCACATCGGCACGGGATTCCGGGAGGGGATGCTGGCGGTGACGGTGGCCGACAACGGCCCCGGCATCCCGGCAGCGCTCCAGGGACGGATCTTCCATCCCTTCTTCACCACCAAGGCCCGGGGCACGGGCCTGGGCCTGGCCGTCTCCCGGAACATTGCCCGAGCCCATGGCGGAGACCTCACCGTGGAAAGCGCCCCTGGGCAGGGTAGCACCTTCACCCTGCTGCTACGAGCGGTCGAGAAGAGGCCATGACCACCCGCCGCATCCTCATCGCCGACGACGAGGTCAATGCCCTCCGGGTGCTGGCCGCCGGCCTGACTGGTCCGGGCGTCCGGATCGAGACCGCCCTCTCCGGCGAGGAGGCGCTGGAGCGCCTTGCCGCGAGCCCCTTCGACCTGGTGATCTCCGACTACCGGATGACGGGCATGAGCGGCGAAGAGCTGCTGGCCCAGGTCAAGGCCAGATGGCCGGCAACGCCGTTCATCCTGCTTACGGCGTACGGCACCATCGAGCTGGCGGTGGGGGCGATGCGGAAGGGGGCCTACACCTATCTCACCAAGCCGGTGGACTTGGCCCTGCTCACCAGCATCATCGATGAAGCCCTGACCCCTGACGCCCAGCCGGCGGCGGCCGGCGCCGGCCGGCCCGGCTTTTGCGGCCGCGTTGGCCACAGCCGAGCCATGCAGGAGGTCTTCTCGCTGATCCGGCGGGTGGCGAAGACCGACGCCACGGTCCTTATCCTGGGGGAGAGCGGCACCGGCAAGGAGCTGGTCGCCCGGGCCATCCACAAGACTTCGGCCCGGGCCGCCGGTCCCTTCGTGGCCATCGATTGCACCACCATCCCGCACGAGCTTCTGGAGAGCGAGCTGTTCGGCCATGAAAAGGGGGCCTTCACTGGTGCCGGCGAGGCCAAGATCGGACTCATCGAGATGGCCCAGGCCGGCACCGCCTTCTTTGACGAGATCGGCGACCTGGATGGTGCCCTGCAGAAGAAGCTGCTGCGCTTCCTGCAGGAGCGGGAGATCCGGCGGGTGGGCGGCAAGGAGCGGCTGGCAGCGGACGTCCGCATCCTGGCCGCCACCAACCGGGATCTGGAGGGGGCGGTAAGCCGGGGCGAGTTCCGCAGCGATCTTTTTTACCGGCTGAATGTCATTCCCGTGGCGCTGCCGCCTTTGCGCCAGCGCCGGGAGGATATTCCCCTGCTGGCCCGGCACTGCTTGCAGAGCTTGGCGGCTCGGAGCGGCAAGGCGGTGCGGGAGCTGGATCGGGAGGTGGTGACCATCCTCCAGGGCTATGACTGGCCGGGCAATGTGCGCGAGCTGGAGAACGTTCTGGAACGGGCGGTGATCCTCTGCCCGGACGAGCGGATCCATGCCGACTGCCTGCCGGTCCGCCTGAA belongs to Thermodesulfobacteriota bacterium and includes:
- a CDS encoding DUF169 domain-containing protein; translation: MIDSALMLDDVAFARAMLEKDELSPADQVLALRNLYRMKYFPVAVKFFFDREQLDAFKTSSDYRVPAYPFTFCHYLAASRQKGEILLGTGKELGCSNAKYCWGWKEFDEGEAKSHLKYVKDLAQAERFVRTKKRLPHGLLAFATAPLHRASFAPDIIHGICDVLQSYHLANDWCAAMDIQPFEMVMTMNSSACQGVTGVYVSRKPNITQMCSGSYTAGKTEQGEINWIWPGEQLMPTVRWMLERTVRDGGASYPRTGESYPGFNMCKLCPFLVFKKPKD
- a CDS encoding sulfite exporter TauE/SafE family protein is translated as MIVTFWGQEFKVNIILGCIGGFAIAVISSMFGFGGGPFMVPLMTVGLGLPMYVVVGSSLLAIFFNTVMGTTRHYMFGNFDLTFFLIMFPAAILGGFIAPQIAKRVSPIAVKRVAVAGLLILALSLLGVF
- a CDS encoding sulfite exporter TauE/SafE family protein yields the protein MRSRQALVGVVLILGLLTGVAGAQAETPASSAPVTIHLDKQVLENGGRITVTGTAPAGKPVFLELWAEEQVRASRFDADPDKETGKRPYLLYMTSQMPAFYKVVVPKNQQEALDKAKKEGKKWSFSQVLKDTGADAIYAAPAKIGIDRYQATLMGSIIGSRGDLLPAMDDKENRKRSMQLVKARFRDLDKVMAADLEVSPDGSFNAEIRIRSGLAPGRYSVVAAVDKSTRSAPLAFENRISFPVIYLANAGASLNLFLPFLLTLAIAIFGVLMGAGGGFIMNPLFVSLWPLPHTVVAGTVMPTVLFSQGSGIYNYSKIRFISWKLGVAIGLAMVAGGFIGPKLTELITLDQFKFVFGWILVVLAGLMFWQTLPGHLEKNKKEQAILKEFKKRAEEAAARK
- a CDS encoding rhodanese-like domain-containing protein, whose amino-acid sequence is MKKMLLFVLCIACGLAGPAHAGDRFPYKVKGEHKGGDVTPTQAWEMVQKDPEHTFIVDVRTRSEYQDIGHPAGAINIPWLFATFRPGKDGYDKVLNPNFAQDLLARFNPKTDTLLLLCRSAERTIAATTAAVDAGFPAERVFNVLGGFEGDKEKNPKSPDLGKRTLGGWRLEGLPWTYDMNPKLMYRRDFQQ
- a CDS encoding ATP-binding protein, whose product is MDEPVSELDARLLVGYHIGEDLLIGLLCLAMVWRAYRLLRRPEAPLTAETGARVWLLAAGFAIHGASSLLHGAVHTAAWASNLLYQTLLGYCLGLLLIVSAVSLERPAGKKALALGYLPLLFLLLPSVHSRLPLFGELRPLVWISVAYLAGLISMLYLAAAYRTQDHRFLGLAGGFALLCIAASFLFFPAPIGSQAWLHGHLLRPVGFVVIVASLGQREMALHQGSILYRALTAFGLLAAVPLVSFGTAVFYESIRPVNILGQRLLLFLLFLVTVTATLVFGLGLIIRLVRPILLLKRSVAGLAASDLRARIPAAGNDEIGELGSAFNDMLTRLRLAMDEQQRLCQLAATGELAATLAHEIRNPLLAIDGAAEYIGKNFSGELVREFVGIIRSEATRIQRLTSALMTFAQPQELRLRAVDLGEVVRGTATLMGTEAREQRVTLETSLAADLPPALGDGDQIKQVLINLVLNALQAVAKGGQVHIGTGFREGMLAVTVADNGPGIPAALQGRIFHPFFTTKARGTGLGLAVSRNIARAHGGDLTVESAPGQGSTFTLLLRAVEKRP
- a CDS encoding sigma-54 dependent transcriptional regulator; protein product: MTTRRILIADDEVNALRVLAAGLTGPGVRIETALSGEEALERLAASPFDLVISDYRMTGMSGEELLAQVKARWPATPFILLTAYGTIELAVGAMRKGAYTYLTKPVDLALLTSIIDEALTPDAQPAAAGAGRPGFCGRVGHSRAMQEVFSLIRRVAKTDATVLILGESGTGKELVARAIHKTSARAAGPFVAIDCTTIPHELLESELFGHEKGAFTGAGEAKIGLIEMAQAGTAFFDEIGDLDGALQKKLLRFLQEREIRRVGGKERLAADVRILAATNRDLEGAVSRGEFRSDLFYRLNVIPVALPPLRQRREDIPLLARHCLQSLAARSGKAVRELDREVVTILQGYDWPGNVRELENVLERAVILCPDERIHADCLPVRLNQAAATGAPPASDLNLLAMERGIIKKALDETGWNQCRAADLLGISRKQLRTKMRHHGFLAEREPGEQP